A part of Armatimonadota bacterium genomic DNA contains:
- a CDS encoding Flp family type IVb pilin, protein MVERIKRLFADEEGATMVEYALLLGLIAIVAILALTGLGGTVKNLFTGADNELKKVPTTPG, encoded by the coding sequence ATGGTAGAGAGAATCAAGAGGCTGTTCGCGGATGAGGAGGGTGCCACGATGGTCGAATACGCCCTGCTCCTGGGCCTGATCGCGATAGTTGCGATACTGGCTCTGACGGGACTCGGTGGAACGGTAAAGAACCTCTTCACAGGAGCAGACAACGAGCTCAAGAAGGTCCCAACGACCCCCGGCTAG